One Actinospica robiniae DSM 44927 genomic region harbors:
- the mfd gene encoding transcription-repair coupling factor, whose product MPMPGLLEPLRTDPAVKAAIEAGRDRTRPRLDLTMVAGQRAPLLAAVAEGAGAPVLAVTATGRETEDLAAALRSLLGEDAVAEFPAWETLPHERLSPRSDTVGRRLAVLRRLAHPEDSTPLQVVVAPIRSVLQPQVAGLGDLEPVRVTAGQEIELEEVTRRLADAAYLRTDLVERRGDFAVRGGILDVFPPTEEHPLRLEFWGDTVEEIRYFKVADQRSLEVAQQGLWAPPCRELLLTETVRKRAHGYASEYPELADVFGRVAEGIAVEGMESLAPVLVDKMELLVDVLPEHARLVLCDPERVRARAADLVRTSQEFLEASWAAAAMGGKSPLDLGSASLWSLAGLRDHARALGLPWWSVTPFAADAELAELMPSEPGAAGAEGGAALESDDTVLSPALEAPDYRGEGPRLIADVRAWLREGWRVVLTTEGPGPAERTAELLRAADLGVRLVPELKETPEPGIAYVTCASFGRGFVNEAVKLAVLTESDISGQRSSTKDMSRMPSRRRNMVDPLQLRTGDFVVHEQHGVGRYVEMVQRTVAGATREYLVIEYASSKRGQPGDRLYVPTDQLELVTKYVGGESPSLHRLGGADWQKAKTRARKAVRDIAADLIRLYSARQSAPGHAFTTDTPWQRELEDAFPYVETPDQLACIDEVKSDMEKTVPMDRLICGDVGYGKTEIAVRAAFKAVQDGKQVAVLVPTTLLVQQHFSTFAERYAQFPVTIKALSRFQTDKESTEVLRGLAEGTVDVVIGTHRLFAKDTRFKDLGLVIVDEEQRFGVEHKEHLKQMRANVDVLTMSATPIPRTLEMAVTGIREMSTIQTPPEERHPVLTFVGAYEEKQIGAAIRRELLREGQVFYIHNRVESIDRAAARIRELVPEARVAIAHGQMNEHALEKLIVDFWNREFDVLVCTTIVESGIDIANANTLIVERADNFGLSQLHQLRGRVGRGRERAYAYFLYPPEKPLTETAHERLATIAQHTDLGAGMFVAMKDLEIRGAGNLLGGEQSGHIEGVGFDLYVRMVGEAVKDFREQASGLEVQEEMPEMRVDLPVDAHIPHDWVPDERLRLEAYRRIASIAAETDVVAVHDELVDRYGKLPEPVGNLLAVALFRAHARTAGLSEIVLQGNYVKFSQTFLRESQELRLKRVFPGSIVKKQTDHILVPRPKTKGFPAEPITGLPLLEWCRSLIDGVLLMGNGS is encoded by the coding sequence ATGCCCATGCCCGGTTTGCTCGAACCTCTGCGCACCGATCCCGCGGTCAAAGCGGCGATCGAGGCCGGCCGCGACCGCACCCGGCCGCGGCTCGACCTGACCATGGTCGCAGGCCAGCGCGCCCCGCTGCTCGCCGCTGTGGCCGAGGGCGCCGGCGCGCCGGTGCTGGCCGTCACGGCCACCGGCCGGGAGACCGAGGACCTGGCCGCGGCGCTGCGCTCGCTGCTCGGCGAGGACGCGGTGGCCGAGTTCCCGGCCTGGGAGACGCTGCCGCACGAACGGCTCTCGCCGCGCTCCGACACGGTCGGCCGGCGCCTGGCCGTACTGCGCCGGCTGGCCCACCCGGAGGATTCCACACCTCTTCAGGTCGTCGTCGCGCCGATCCGCTCGGTGCTCCAGCCCCAGGTGGCCGGGCTCGGCGATCTCGAGCCGGTGCGGGTGACGGCGGGTCAGGAGATCGAGCTGGAGGAGGTCACCCGCCGCCTCGCCGACGCCGCGTACCTGCGCACCGACCTGGTCGAGCGGCGCGGCGACTTCGCCGTGCGCGGCGGCATCCTGGACGTCTTCCCGCCCACCGAGGAGCACCCGCTGCGGCTGGAGTTCTGGGGCGACACGGTCGAGGAGATCCGCTACTTCAAGGTGGCCGACCAGCGTTCCCTCGAGGTCGCCCAGCAGGGCCTGTGGGCACCGCCCTGCCGCGAGCTGCTGCTGACCGAGACCGTGCGCAAGCGGGCGCACGGCTACGCCTCCGAGTACCCGGAGCTCGCCGACGTCTTCGGCAGGGTGGCCGAGGGCATCGCGGTGGAGGGGATGGAGTCGCTGGCCCCGGTCCTCGTGGACAAGATGGAGCTGCTGGTCGACGTCCTGCCCGAGCACGCCCGGCTGGTGCTGTGCGACCCGGAGCGGGTGCGCGCCCGGGCCGCGGACCTGGTGCGCACCTCGCAGGAGTTCCTCGAGGCGTCCTGGGCCGCCGCCGCGATGGGCGGCAAGAGCCCGCTCGACCTCGGCTCCGCCTCGCTCTGGTCGCTGGCCGGCCTGCGCGACCACGCCCGCGCGCTGGGCCTGCCCTGGTGGTCCGTCACCCCCTTCGCCGCCGACGCCGAGCTGGCCGAGCTGATGCCCTCGGAGCCCGGCGCCGCCGGGGCGGAGGGCGGCGCGGCGCTGGAGTCGGACGACACGGTGCTCTCCCCGGCGCTCGAGGCCCCCGACTACCGCGGCGAGGGCCCCCGGCTGATCGCCGACGTGCGCGCCTGGCTGCGCGAGGGCTGGCGGGTCGTGCTCACCACCGAGGGCCCCGGCCCGGCCGAGCGCACCGCCGAGCTGCTGCGGGCGGCCGACCTCGGCGTGCGGCTGGTGCCCGAGCTCAAGGAGACGCCGGAGCCCGGCATCGCCTACGTCACCTGCGCCTCGTTCGGCCGCGGCTTCGTCAACGAAGCGGTGAAGCTGGCCGTGCTGACCGAGTCGGACATCTCCGGCCAGCGCTCGTCCACCAAGGACATGAGCCGGATGCCCTCGCGCCGGCGCAACATGGTGGATCCGCTGCAGCTGCGCACCGGCGACTTCGTCGTGCACGAGCAGCACGGCGTCGGCCGGTACGTGGAGATGGTCCAGCGCACCGTCGCCGGCGCCACCCGCGAATACCTCGTGATCGAATACGCGAGCTCCAAGCGCGGCCAGCCCGGCGACCGGCTCTACGTCCCCACCGACCAGCTCGAGCTGGTGACGAAGTACGTCGGCGGCGAGTCTCCCTCGCTGCACCGGCTCGGCGGCGCGGACTGGCAGAAGGCGAAGACGCGAGCCCGCAAGGCCGTGCGCGACATCGCCGCCGACCTGATCCGGCTCTACTCCGCCCGCCAGTCCGCGCCCGGCCACGCCTTCACCACCGACACGCCGTGGCAGCGCGAGCTGGAGGACGCGTTCCCCTACGTGGAGACCCCGGACCAGCTCGCCTGCATCGACGAGGTCAAGAGCGACATGGAGAAGACGGTCCCGATGGACCGGCTCATCTGCGGCGACGTCGGCTACGGCAAGACCGAGATCGCCGTGCGCGCGGCGTTCAAGGCGGTGCAGGACGGCAAGCAGGTGGCCGTGCTCGTGCCCACCACGCTGCTGGTGCAGCAGCACTTCTCCACCTTCGCCGAGCGCTACGCCCAGTTCCCGGTGACCATCAAGGCCCTGTCGCGATTCCAGACCGACAAGGAGTCCACCGAGGTGCTGCGCGGCCTGGCCGAGGGCACGGTGGACGTGGTCATCGGCACCCACCGGCTGTTCGCCAAGGACACCCGGTTCAAGGACCTCGGCCTGGTGATCGTGGACGAGGAGCAGCGCTTCGGCGTCGAGCACAAGGAGCACCTCAAGCAGATGCGCGCGAACGTGGACGTGCTGACCATGTCCGCGACCCCGATCCCGCGCACGCTGGAGATGGCGGTGACCGGCATCCGGGAGATGTCGACCATCCAGACCCCGCCGGAGGAGCGCCACCCGGTGCTCACCTTCGTCGGCGCGTACGAGGAGAAGCAGATCGGCGCGGCGATCCGGCGCGAGCTGCTGCGCGAGGGCCAGGTCTTCTACATCCACAACCGGGTCGAGTCGATCGACCGCGCGGCCGCCCGGATCCGCGAGCTGGTGCCCGAGGCCCGGGTGGCCATCGCGCACGGCCAGATGAACGAGCACGCGCTGGAGAAGCTGATCGTCGACTTCTGGAACCGCGAGTTCGACGTGCTGGTGTGCACCACGATCGTGGAGTCCGGCATCGACATCGCCAACGCCAACACCCTGATCGTCGAGCGCGCCGACAACTTCGGCCTGAGCCAGCTGCACCAGCTGCGCGGCCGGGTCGGCCGGGGCCGGGAGCGCGCCTACGCGTACTTCCTCTACCCGCCGGAGAAGCCGCTGACCGAGACCGCGCACGAGCGGCTGGCCACCATCGCCCAGCACACCGACCTGGGCGCGGGCATGTTCGTGGCGATGAAGGACCTGGAGATCCGCGGCGCCGGCAACCTGCTCGGCGGCGAGCAGTCCGGCCACATCGAGGGCGTCGGCTTCGACCTGTACGTGCGGATGGTGGGCGAGGCGGTCAAGGATTTCCGCGAGCAGGCGTCCGGCCTCGAGGTCCAGGAGGAGATGCCGGAGATGCGGGTGGACCTCCCGGTCGACGCGCACATCCCGCACGACTGGGTCCCCGACGAGCGCCTGCGCCTCGAGGCCTACCGCCGGATCGCCTCGATCGCCGCCGAGACGGACGTCGTCGCCGTGCATGACGAGCTGGTGGACCGCTACGGCAAGCTGCCCGAGCCGGTCGGCAACCTCCTCGCCGTCGCCCTCTTCCGCGCCCACGCCCGCACCGCGGGCCTGTCCGAGATCGTGCTGCAGGGCAACTATGTGAAATTCAGTCAGACCTTCCTGCGCGAGTCCCAGGAGCTGCGCCTCAAGCGCGTCTTCCCCGGCTCGATCGTCAAGAAGCAGACCGACCACATCCTCGTCCCGCGCCCCAAGACCAAGGGCTTCCCGGCCGAGCCGATCACCGGCCTGCCGCTGCTCGAGTGGTGCCGCTCGCTGATCGACGGCGTGCTGCTGATGGGCAACGGGTCCTGA
- the ppc gene encoding phosphoenolpyruvate carboxylase → MADTAAVPSPPSAPPPAPDAALRGDIKALGELLGRTLVRQEGEYLFDLVEQIRALTRSADAGAADEAQARLAEIDLGTAIRLVRAFSSYFYLANVTEQVHRARELHGERATTGSWLSRAVERIGAAIEDPESKVTRDWVEEVISRLSVRPVFTAHPTEAARRTILGKLRQIALLLDANPFPQPGTPVDPVAQRRASRRLEELVESLWQTDELRVTRPEPTDEARNALYYLDELHSGAVPDVLDELAAELERIGVRLPVDARPLSFGSWIGGDRDGNPNVTPTLTLEILGLQHERAIDDALKLVEGLRSTLSTSKRIARVTPELEESLARDLEALPDIPARYRRQNLEEPYRLKATCIREKLLNTRKRIAEARPHVPGQDYLNGEELVADLLLMRESLLADRGELIARGSLDQVIRTISAFGLQLATLDVREHADAHHHAVGQLIDRLGGEAWRYDDMPRDYRAGLLAKELRSRRPLAKLPERAHRQGIEGFDAWGGATPLLDDAGAKTFGIFTAIKETIDRFGPDVIESYIISMCRGVDDVYAAVLLAREAGLIDLRGGRAAIGFVPLLEMVEELRQADTILNDLLNDPSYRKLVRLRGDVQEVMLGYSDSNKSAGITTSQWEIHLAQRKLRDVAHRHGVRLRLFHGRGGTVGRGGGPTHEAIMAQPWGTLEGEIKVTEQGEVISDKYALPSLARENLELTVAATLEASVLHLGPRQSTDALARWTATMSGISDAAFATYRDLVDDPDLPRYFLASTPVDQLGDLHLGSRPSRRPDSGAGLEGLRAIPWVFGWTQSRQIVPGWFGVGTGLAWAYEAGHADVLQEMYEDWHFFRNFLSNVAMTLAKTDLRIARLYVEQLVPEHLRHVFDRIVEEHELTVQQVLKVTGQSELLGTDPVLARTLQVRDRYLDPISYLQVALLKRHREAVAAGEEPDSQLSRALLLTVNGVAAGLRNTG, encoded by the coding sequence GTGGCCGACACCGCCGCCGTCCCCAGTCCGCCTTCGGCGCCGCCGCCCGCGCCCGACGCCGCCCTGCGCGGAGACATCAAAGCCCTGGGAGAGCTGCTCGGCCGCACGCTGGTGCGGCAGGAGGGCGAGTACCTGTTCGACCTGGTCGAGCAGATCAGGGCACTGACCCGGTCGGCGGACGCCGGCGCGGCGGACGAGGCGCAGGCCAGGCTGGCCGAGATCGACCTGGGCACGGCCATCCGGCTGGTGCGCGCGTTCTCCAGCTACTTCTACCTGGCGAACGTGACCGAGCAGGTGCACCGCGCCCGCGAGCTGCACGGCGAGCGGGCCACCACCGGCTCCTGGCTCTCCCGCGCGGTCGAGCGGATCGGCGCGGCGATCGAGGACCCCGAGTCCAAGGTGACCAGGGACTGGGTCGAGGAGGTCATCTCCCGGCTCTCGGTGCGCCCGGTCTTCACCGCGCACCCGACCGAGGCGGCCCGCCGGACCATACTCGGCAAGCTGCGCCAGATCGCCCTGCTGCTCGACGCCAACCCGTTCCCGCAGCCGGGCACGCCGGTGGACCCGGTGGCCCAGCGGCGCGCCTCGCGCCGGCTGGAGGAGCTGGTCGAGTCGCTCTGGCAGACCGACGAGCTGCGGGTGACCCGGCCGGAGCCGACCGACGAGGCCCGCAACGCCCTGTACTACCTGGACGAGCTGCACTCCGGCGCGGTGCCGGACGTGCTCGACGAGCTCGCCGCCGAGCTCGAGCGGATCGGCGTGCGGCTGCCGGTGGACGCGCGGCCGCTGAGCTTCGGCAGCTGGATCGGCGGCGACCGGGACGGCAACCCGAACGTCACCCCGACGCTGACCCTGGAGATCCTCGGCCTGCAGCACGAGCGGGCCATCGACGACGCGCTCAAGCTGGTCGAGGGCCTGCGCTCGACCCTGTCCACCTCGAAGCGGATCGCCCGGGTCACCCCGGAGCTCGAGGAGTCGCTCGCCCGGGATCTCGAGGCCCTGCCGGACATTCCGGCCCGGTACCGGCGGCAGAACCTGGAGGAGCCCTACCGGCTCAAGGCCACCTGCATCCGGGAGAAGCTGCTCAACACCCGCAAGCGGATCGCGGAGGCGCGCCCGCACGTGCCCGGGCAGGACTATCTCAACGGCGAAGAGCTGGTGGCCGACCTGCTGCTGATGCGCGAGTCGCTGCTGGCGGACCGGGGCGAGCTGATCGCCCGCGGCAGCCTGGACCAGGTGATCCGTACCATTTCGGCCTTCGGCCTGCAGCTGGCCACCCTGGACGTGCGCGAGCACGCGGACGCGCACCACCACGCCGTCGGCCAGCTGATCGACCGGCTCGGCGGAGAGGCCTGGCGCTACGACGACATGCCGCGCGACTACCGGGCCGGGCTGCTGGCCAAGGAGCTGCGCTCGCGCCGGCCGCTGGCGAAGCTGCCGGAGCGCGCGCACCGGCAGGGCATCGAGGGCTTCGACGCCTGGGGCGGGGCCACCCCGCTGCTCGACGACGCCGGGGCGAAGACCTTCGGCATCTTCACCGCGATCAAGGAGACGATCGACCGCTTCGGTCCGGACGTCATCGAGAGCTACATCATCTCGATGTGCCGCGGGGTGGACGACGTGTACGCGGCGGTGCTGCTGGCCCGCGAGGCGGGCCTGATCGACCTGCGCGGCGGCCGGGCCGCGATCGGCTTCGTGCCGCTGCTGGAGATGGTCGAGGAGCTGCGCCAGGCCGACACCATCCTCAACGACCTGCTCAACGACCCGTCCTACCGCAAGCTGGTGCGGCTGCGCGGGGACGTGCAGGAGGTCATGCTCGGCTACAGCGACTCGAACAAGTCGGCCGGCATCACCACCAGCCAGTGGGAGATCCACCTCGCCCAGCGCAAGCTGCGCGACGTGGCGCACCGGCACGGCGTACGGCTGCGGCTCTTCCACGGCCGCGGCGGCACGGTGGGCCGCGGCGGCGGTCCGACCCACGAGGCGATCATGGCGCAGCCGTGGGGCACGCTCGAGGGCGAGATCAAGGTCACCGAGCAGGGCGAGGTGATCTCGGACAAGTACGCGCTGCCGAGCCTGGCCCGGGAGAACCTGGAGCTGACCGTCGCGGCCACGCTGGAGGCCTCGGTGCTGCACCTGGGCCCGCGGCAGAGCACGGACGCGCTGGCCCGCTGGACGGCGACGATGAGCGGGATCTCGGACGCGGCGTTCGCCACGTACCGGGACCTGGTCGACGACCCGGACCTGCCCCGCTACTTCCTGGCCTCGACGCCGGTGGACCAGCTGGGCGACCTGCACCTGGGCTCGCGCCCGTCGCGCCGGCCGGACTCGGGCGCGGGGCTCGAGGGCCTGCGGGCGATCCCGTGGGTGTTCGGCTGGACCCAGTCGCGCCAGATCGTGCCGGGCTGGTTCGGCGTGGGCACCGGCCTGGCCTGGGCGTACGAGGCCGGGCACGCGGACGTGCTGCAGGAGATGTACGAGGACTGGCACTTCTTCCGCAACTTCCTGTCGAACGTCGCGATGACGCTGGCGAAGACGGACCTGCGGATCGCCCGGCTGTACGTGGAGCAGCTGGTGCCGGAGCACCTGCGGCACGTGTTCGACCGCATCGTCGAGGAGCACGAGCTGACGGTGCAGCAGGTGCTCAAGGTGACCGGGCAGAGCGAGCTGCTGGGCACCGACCCGGTGCTGGCCCGCACGCTGCAGGTGCGCGACCGGTACCTCGACCCGATCTCCTACCTGCAGGTGGCGCTGCTCAAGCGGCACCGCGAGGCGGTGGCGGCCGGCGAGGAGCCGGATTCGCAGCTGAGCCGGGCGCTGCTGCTGACGGTCAACGGCGTGGCGGCGGGTCTGCGCAACACCGGCTGA
- a CDS encoding sirohydrochlorin chelatase yields the protein MPVSRPSSAAVAPRPAPSVLPPARDDVPAVVVAHGTTHLEGLLTLDALLERIRFLRPGLPVRLSFVSKAEPRPDTVLRELAAQGAREAVVLPLFLGSGYHVRHDIPAAVRAVTKTVAMAGAPGQDRAARLLVHVARALGPDPMLAQVLAERLGAVSGRVFGTEVVLAAAGSLDQRATADAVAMAGLLAERLGMPVRTAFLTAAEPSVSALLARLCRRGRPVAVATYLLAEGGYTRRLGDIAALSGLEPGSVRTPRVAAPLGSHDLVAKLLLRRYDQTLSGPAAPASR from the coding sequence ATGCCCGTGTCCCGCCCCTCGTCCGCAGCCGTCGCGCCACGGCCCGCCCCGAGCGTCCTCCCGCCCGCGCGCGACGACGTGCCGGCGGTCGTGGTGGCTCACGGCACCACCCATCTGGAGGGCCTGCTCACCCTCGACGCGCTGCTGGAGCGGATCAGGTTCCTGCGGCCGGGCCTGCCGGTCCGGCTCAGCTTCGTGTCCAAGGCCGAGCCGCGCCCGGACACGGTGCTGCGCGAGCTGGCCGCCCAGGGCGCGCGGGAGGCCGTGGTGCTGCCGCTCTTCCTCGGGTCCGGCTACCACGTGCGCCACGACATCCCGGCCGCCGTGCGGGCCGTCACGAAGACCGTGGCGATGGCCGGTGCGCCCGGCCAGGATCGCGCCGCGCGGCTACTGGTCCACGTGGCCCGCGCGCTCGGCCCCGACCCGATGCTGGCGCAGGTGCTGGCCGAGCGCCTCGGCGCGGTCAGCGGGCGCGTCTTCGGCACCGAGGTGGTGCTGGCCGCGGCGGGCTCGCTGGACCAGCGGGCCACGGCCGACGCGGTGGCGATGGCGGGCCTGTTGGCCGAGCGGCTGGGAATGCCGGTGCGCACCGCCTTCCTGACGGCCGCGGAACCCTCTGTCAGCGCTCTGCTGGCCCGGCTGTGCCGCCGGGGGCGCCCGGTGGCCGTCGCCACCTACCTGCTCGCCGAAGGCGGCTATACGCGCCGTCTGGGGGACATCGCGGCCCTGTCCGGCCTCGAGCCCGGCTCAGTGCGTACTCCGCGCGTCGCCGCGCCGCTCGGCTCGCACGACCTCGTGGCGAAGCTGCTGCTGCGCCGCTACGACCAGACGCTGTCCGGGCCGGCGGCGCCCGCGTCCCGATGA
- a CDS encoding MazG family protein, translated as MTGRIVLIPFSPRVAPGLMSGAAWAAVTEPGARVHAGAEEHPILEYLDDLDVAIELIEGESAEVAEELLAEAAAGARVVWLADPSGADQRLVQALGQRLAAGLPGAPGAAVSADIELEVLPGSYDLPGAKLLDLVAVMDRLRSPGGCPWDAKQTHQSLVKYLLEEAYEAAETIEDGDCEVPGDGRDALREELGDVLLQVAFHSRIAQEHAEDPFGIDDVAQGIVTKLIGRHPHVFGDGAARDAAEVEATWEQLKAAEKSRTSVVEGVVLAQPALSLADKLLKRAGGAGLEITVPQLPAQLEQASDISASTPKEQVGRLLLAVVGLARELGVDPEEALRIQARGLRDQILHREASR; from the coding sequence ATGACCGGTCGAATCGTGCTGATCCCGTTCTCGCCGAGAGTGGCGCCGGGGCTGATGTCGGGCGCGGCGTGGGCGGCGGTGACGGAGCCGGGGGCCCGGGTGCATGCGGGGGCCGAGGAGCACCCGATCCTGGAGTACCTCGACGACCTGGACGTGGCGATCGAGCTGATCGAGGGCGAGTCGGCGGAGGTGGCCGAGGAGCTGCTGGCCGAGGCGGCGGCGGGGGCGCGGGTGGTCTGGCTGGCCGATCCCTCCGGCGCGGACCAGCGGCTGGTGCAGGCGCTGGGCCAGCGGCTGGCGGCCGGGCTGCCGGGGGCGCCGGGCGCGGCGGTGTCCGCGGACATCGAGCTCGAGGTGCTTCCGGGCAGCTACGACCTGCCGGGCGCCAAGCTGCTCGACCTGGTCGCGGTGATGGACCGGCTGCGCTCCCCGGGCGGATGCCCCTGGGACGCCAAGCAGACCCACCAGAGCCTGGTGAAGTACCTGCTGGAGGAGGCATACGAGGCGGCCGAGACGATCGAGGACGGCGACTGCGAGGTTCCGGGCGACGGGCGCGACGCGCTGCGCGAGGAGCTGGGGGACGTGCTGCTGCAGGTCGCCTTCCACTCCCGGATCGCCCAGGAGCACGCGGAGGATCCGTTCGGTATCGACGACGTCGCGCAGGGTATCGTCACGAAGCTGATCGGGCGTCACCCGCACGTGTTCGGCGACGGGGCCGCGCGCGACGCGGCCGAGGTCGAGGCGACGTGGGAGCAGTTGAAAGCAGCTGAAAAGTCCCGGACTTCGGTGGTTGAGGGCGTTGTGCTGGCCCAACCGGCCCTTTCGCTCGCCGACAAGCTGCTCAAGCGGGCCGGGGGCGCCGGGCTGGAAATAACGGTTCCGCAACTGCCCGCTCAGCTGGAACAGGCTTCTGATATATCGGCCTCTACACCGAAGGAGCAGGTCGGAAGGCTGTTATTGGCCGTCGTGGGCCTGGCTCGGGAACTGGGAGTCGATCCGGAGGAGGCACTGCGGATTCAGGCTCGCGGGCTACGGGATCAGATTCTTCACCGTGAGGCCTCCCGATAG
- a CDS encoding SMI1/KNR4 family protein, whose amino-acid sequence MTQGTGTGLPTNTAGIPNGQFAGRLIEFSDVELDRKYPRGVYLNFHGYPDFSVYARHAVQIADPPAELSVDEVRVTDVVAANLLASRTGDPLYQQGRPPTATPEGWTWTHEARSRRMFMVPAELNGSFRHHGGIATLKADRAKSGLWHEGMLEPVAFERSGSVPEEAMVQLESQLGFQLPVSYRRFLAGTDGGRPLGPAVNLSAGFVSDGWLFGVRRSDPHQELVYANQALFDRFTEEYLGVGFVRGGMLVLKIRGNDLGSVWFFDDDDYRDRDNRDAASVCAELLIRVGNDFDDFARHLVALPPQIQEISEAAVQQGFANLVTDVAYLGSALPPHLAFHRR is encoded by the coding sequence ATGACGCAAGGAACGGGCACGGGCCTTCCGACGAACACGGCCGGGATACCCAACGGTCAGTTCGCCGGTCGGCTCATCGAGTTCAGCGACGTCGAGCTGGACCGCAAGTACCCGCGCGGGGTGTACCTCAACTTCCACGGCTACCCGGACTTCTCGGTGTACGCGCGGCACGCCGTGCAGATCGCCGACCCGCCGGCCGAGCTGTCGGTGGACGAGGTGCGGGTGACCGACGTGGTGGCGGCGAACCTGCTCGCCTCGCGCACCGGCGATCCGCTCTACCAGCAGGGCCGGCCGCCCACGGCCACGCCCGAGGGCTGGACCTGGACGCACGAGGCGCGCAGCCGCCGGATGTTCATGGTGCCCGCCGAGCTCAACGGCTCGTTCCGGCACCACGGCGGGATCGCCACGCTCAAGGCGGACCGGGCCAAGTCGGGCCTGTGGCACGAGGGCATGCTCGAGCCGGTCGCCTTCGAGCGCTCCGGCTCGGTGCCCGAGGAGGCGATGGTCCAGCTCGAGTCGCAGCTCGGCTTCCAGCTGCCGGTCTCCTACCGGCGGTTCCTGGCCGGCACCGACGGCGGCCGGCCGCTCGGACCCGCGGTCAACCTGTCCGCGGGCTTCGTCTCGGACGGCTGGCTCTTCGGCGTGCGCCGCTCGGACCCGCACCAGGAGCTGGTGTACGCGAACCAGGCGCTGTTCGACCGGTTCACCGAGGAGTACCTGGGCGTCGGCTTCGTGCGCGGCGGCATGCTGGTGCTCAAGATCCGGGGCAACGACCTGGGCTCGGTGTGGTTCTTCGACGACGACGACTACCGGGACCGGGACAACCGGGACGCCGCCTCGGTCTGCGCCGAGCTGCTGATCCGGGTCGGCAACGACTTCGACGACTTCGCCCGGCACCTGGTGGCGCTGCCGCCGCAGATCCAGGAGATCTCCGAGGCGGCGGTGCAGCAGGGCTTCGCGAACCTGGTGACGGACGTGGCCTACCTCGGCTCCGCGCTGCCGCCGCACCTGGCGTTCCACCGACGCTGA
- the purU gene encoding formyltetrahydrofolate deformylase translates to MTEDASADYILTLSCPDQRGIVHAVASFLLVTGCTIVDSQQYGDPDTGVFFMRVHFRAQEPGVDLTTLSNGFAATGASFHMQWQIHQAATHMPMVIMVSKFGHCLNDLLFRHSIGALPVTIPFVVSNHTDFRTLVESYGIEFVHLPVDKENKAAQEARLLELVAEHRIELVVLARYMQVLSNDVCKALEGRIINIHHSFLPSFKGAKPYHQAHERGVKLIGATAHYVTADLDEGPIIEQDVARVGHGMTPDQLVAAGRDVECRVLSRAVGWHAEHRVLLNSRRTVVFS, encoded by the coding sequence ATGACTGAGGACGCGTCCGCCGACTACATCCTGACCTTGTCGTGCCCCGACCAACGGGGCATCGTGCACGCCGTGGCCAGCTTCCTGCTCGTGACCGGATGCACGATCGTGGACAGCCAGCAGTACGGCGACCCGGACACCGGGGTCTTCTTCATGCGGGTGCACTTCCGGGCGCAGGAGCCGGGCGTGGACCTGACCACGCTGTCCAACGGGTTCGCGGCGACCGGCGCGTCGTTCCACATGCAGTGGCAGATCCACCAGGCGGCGACGCACATGCCGATGGTGATCATGGTCTCGAAGTTCGGCCACTGCCTCAACGACCTGCTGTTCCGGCACAGCATCGGCGCGCTGCCGGTCACCATCCCGTTCGTCGTCTCCAACCACACCGACTTCCGCACCCTGGTCGAGTCCTACGGGATCGAGTTCGTCCACCTGCCTGTGGACAAGGAGAACAAGGCGGCGCAGGAGGCGCGCCTGCTCGAGCTGGTGGCCGAGCACCGGATCGAGCTGGTGGTGCTGGCCCGCTACATGCAGGTGCTCTCCAACGACGTGTGCAAGGCGCTCGAGGGCCGGATCATCAACATCCACCACTCGTTCCTGCCGTCGTTCAAGGGCGCCAAGCCCTACCACCAGGCGCACGAGCGCGGCGTGAAGCTGATCGGCGCGACCGCGCATTATGTGACGGCGGATCTGGACGAGGGCCCGATCATCGAACAGGACGTGGCCCGGGTGGGCCACGGCATGACGCCGGATCAGCTGGTCGCGGCCGGCCGGGACGTGGAGTGCCGGGTGCTCTCCCGCGCCGTCGGCTGGCACGCCGAGCACCGGGTGCTGCTCAACTCGCGCCGTACGGTGGTCTTCTCCTAA